One genomic segment of Gemmatimonadota bacterium includes these proteins:
- a CDS encoding LysR family transcriptional regulator, which translates to MNLSYDQAVAFHAVARHGSFSLAAKALFRSQSAVSIQVAKLEGEIGQPLFHRTTRHLALTEAGKVLLKYVSEMEGLMKEAVQELEDLDRLEAGRLVLCTSDTTGCYRLPAILKSFQDRYPGIDIVVKNATSLRTIQAVVDGEVDLGVVTLAYLPREIETIPLFSRHDVLITPPDHPLAKRRTVHLKDMEQYPLILLDQHCASRRLIDDLCEKSRVQLDVAMELSSIEVIKHFVRIEAGLSIVPSIAIQEELENGTLAQVTIGDFRNRPRQKMGAIYLKGRYLSKAARSFLEALQSYFRPGRRKIEEGRGKPAA; encoded by the coding sequence ATGAACCTGTCCTACGATCAAGCCGTCGCCTTTCATGCCGTGGCACGTCACGGAAGCTTTTCTCTGGCGGCAAAAGCCCTCTTCCGGTCCCAGTCCGCCGTGAGCATCCAGGTGGCCAAGCTCGAGGGCGAAATCGGCCAGCCGCTCTTCCACCGGACGACCCGGCATCTCGCCCTCACCGAGGCCGGCAAGGTGCTGCTCAAGTACGTGAGCGAGATGGAAGGGCTGATGAAAGAGGCCGTGCAGGAACTGGAAGACCTGGACAGGCTCGAGGCCGGCCGTCTCGTGCTCTGCACGTCCGACACCACGGGTTGCTACCGCCTGCCGGCCATCCTCAAATCCTTCCAGGACCGCTATCCCGGCATCGACATTGTCGTGAAGAACGCCACGTCGCTGCGGACCATCCAGGCCGTGGTGGACGGCGAGGTGGATCTCGGCGTGGTCACGCTGGCCTACCTGCCCCGGGAGATCGAGACGATCCCGCTGTTCTCCCGCCACGACGTGCTGATCACGCCGCCGGACCATCCCCTGGCGAAGCGTCGGACGGTGCATCTCAAGGACATGGAGCAGTATCCGCTGATCCTGCTCGACCAGCACTGCGCCTCGCGGCGGCTGATCGACGATCTGTGCGAGAAATCGCGGGTACAGCTCGACGTCGCCATGGAGCTCAGTTCGATCGAGGTCATCAAGCACTTCGTGCGGATTGAAGCGGGCCTGTCCATCGTTCCCTCCATAGCCATCCAGGAGGAACTGGAAAACGGCACGCTCGCGCAGGTCACGATCGGGGATTTCCGAAACCGTCCCCGCCAGAAAATGGGGGCGATCTACCTCAAGGGGCGGTACCTTTCCAAGGCGGCCCGCAGCTTCCTGGAGGCCCTGCAGTCATACTTCAGGCCGGGACGCAGGAAGATCGAGGAGGGCCGGGGCAAGC